The following coding sequences are from one Oscillatoria sp. FACHB-1406 window:
- a CDS encoding response regulator — protein sequence MSHHVLVVDDSPSQREMIATLLRTIGMQVTVAGNGEEALECLKSLHPDLVITDVVMPKMNGYEFCRNLKKNPATESIPVLMCTSKGEEFDRYWGMKQGADAYIAKPFKPNDLNQAIQKLLAAP from the coding sequence ATGAGTCATCATGTTCTGGTCGTCGATGACAGTCCTTCCCAGCGCGAGATGATTGCAACCTTACTCAGAACGATTGGAATGCAAGTAACGGTTGCAGGCAATGGTGAAGAAGCCTTGGAATGTCTGAAATCCTTGCACCCGGACTTGGTGATTACGGATGTCGTCATGCCGAAAATGAACGGTTACGAGTTTTGTCGTAACTTAAAGAAAAATCCAGCGACCGAAAGCATTCCCGTCTTAATGTGTACGAGTAAAGGCGAAGAATTCGATCGCTACTGGGGTATGAAACAAGGAGCCGATGCCTATATCGCAAAGCCTTTTAAACCCAACGATCTCAATCAAGCCATCCAAAAATTATTGGCAGCCCCCTAG